GAATGGGGGATGAAGACCGACCATACCTTGCTTATGGATGTTTACGCCACGCTGGCGGCATGGCATATGTGGAAATGGGGCACCACGCGTGAGCAAATTGCAGCAGTGGCCTCTAAAAACCACTTCCATGGTTCATTGAACCCCTTAGCCCAATATCAGTTTGAGGTACCGGTTGACAAGGTACTGAATGACTATGTTGTTAGCTGGCCGCTCACGCGTGCCATGTGCGCACCGATCGGGGATGGTGCAGCAGCAGCCCTGCTATGCTCAGCCAATTACTTAAACAGGTTACCCGTAAGCATACAAAAAAGGGCTGTCAAAGTCCTTGCAAGCGCGGTAGCAACGGGATACAGGCAAACAATAGACGGTCCTTCGATCTCATATTGGGCAGCAGAACGGGCATATAAAATGGCCGGCTTAAAACCCGAGGATATTTCGCTGGCAGAAACTCACGATGCCACTGCAATAGCGGAGATTGCAATTACAGAAATGCTCGGGTTCTGTCCTATGGGACAGGGTGGGAAATTAGCCGAGTCAGGCGCGACCAGGTTTGACGGTGTAAAGCCGGTAAATACGTCAGGCGGGCTCGAATCCAAGGGGCACCCGATAGGTGCGACAGGCCTTTCACAGATAAATGAAATTGTCCTGCAACTTCGCGGTGAGGCAGATAAAAGACAGGTTAAGGATCCGCAAATAGGACTGATCGAAAATGGGGGCGGTGTTGTCGGATTTGATGAATTCTGTTGTGCAGTTACGATTTTAACAAGAAATAAAGGAGGCAAATAGCATGTCAGGAGATATCCAAACAGCGCAGGCTCTTTTTATCAACGCTTTCAAGAAACACAGGGACCGTTTATTTTGCAGGGTGGATGGCCTTGATTACATATACGCCGATATTGACAAGGACTCTAACAGGGTGGCCAATGGTATTCGAAACCTCGGATATACCACGAATGATCGGCTGGCTATTATCCTCCCCAACGGTGTTGATTATGTTGTGGCGGATTTCGGAATATTAAAATCCGGCACCACTCTGGTGCCGCTTAATCTCAATGTTAGTGAGAGTGATATCGCCTATATCTTAAAAGAGGCGGATGTCAAAATGGCAATCATCGATGCGTCATTCGTAGACAAAATGAAGGCTATGATAGATAACCTGCCTGCGCTCAAACATATTGTTGTCGTAGGCGGAAATTCTGGTGGAAAATTCATCAGCTGGGATGATTTTAAGAACAATCAGCCCGATCGCGAAATAATTCCTGATTCTGCACCTGACGACGATGCAGTTATCGCCTTTACAGGTGGGACTACCGGCAAACCCAAGGGAGTAGTTCTGAGTCAGAAAGGGGTTTTCTTTGATATGGTGGCTCACAGTGTTGATTTGCCTTATCAGACAAATGACAAAATGCTGCTTATGACGCCGCTGTCACATGGCGCAGGCACATTAATGCTGGCCGGAACTGTCAAAGGTACAAATTTTCTCATTGAAAAAACTGTGGATCTTGTCCGCGCGCTCGAATTGATCGAGAAGGAAAAAATAACCACTATCTTCCTGGTCCCCACTATCATATACGTATTGCTGGAGTTCTTAAAGCAGAAACAATATGATATCAGTTCACTGAGATTAATTGTCTATGGCGCCGCGCCCATATCGGAAACCCGATTGGCTGAAGCGCTGCAAACGTTCGGCCCCGTACTGGTCCAGGGATACGGACAGACTGAATGTCCAAATATGATCACCACTCTAACGGTTGAAGATCACGTTAAAGCACTGAACCATCCCTCCCTGCTCCAGAGTTGTGGCAGGCCTGACATCATGGTCTCACTGAGAATAGTTGACGATTCCGGCAATGAACTACCTATTGGCCAAATCGGGGAAATCATCATTAATACTCCGTATACGATGAAATGCTATTTAAATCAACCGGAACTCACAGCCAAGACTATAGTAGATGGATGGTTACATACCGGCGATATGGGTAGAGTGGATGAGGAAGGCTACGTTTATATCGTTGACCGTAAAAAGGACATGATCATCAGTGGTGGAATGAATGTATTTCCGACGGAGGTCGAAGAGGTAATCAGGAAACATCCGCAGGTCAATGAAGTTTCAGTTATTGGAGTACCTGATGAACGCTGGGGCGAGGCAGTAACCGCTTGCGTTGTCCGCAAGGGTGATGTTACTGAAGAGGAGATAAAGAACTACTGTAAAGATAGACTATCAAAATATGCGCAGCCGAAAAAAGTCATCTTTCAAGATCAATTGCCGCACACCTTAATCGGTAAAATCGATAAGAAAGCCTTGCGTGAGCCCTACTGGCAGGGTAAAACCAGAAGGGTGAATTAGACGTATCTGTCTTCGATTATAGAAGCAATATTGCAGATTCTTGTTTGATAACCAACGTTAGGAGGTGATCAGTGGCTGAAGATACCGTCGATTCAAAAAAATACAAAGCCGGCAAGGGGGCATCGCTCTATATACTGATAATCTGCACACTACTCTATATGATCAACTACATGGACAGGCAGGTATTAGCTGCGGTGGTAGAACCGATGAAGGCCGCCCTGAAGCTGAATGATGGTGACATAGGGGTTATTGGTTCAGCATTTATACTCAGTATGGCACTTTGCTCTTTCCCGGTAGCCTATATAATTGACCGCTGGAGCAGGCGCAAGGCAATGGCAATCATGGCAATTTTCTGGAGTGGTTTCACTTTTCTGACCGGCAAAGCCTGGAACTTCTGGTCCTTGTTTGTCCCGCGCAGCATGGTCGGTGTTGGCGAGGCTGGTTTCATGCCCGGCGGTATAGCAATGATTGGGGCTGCCTATCCTGCAAAATCACGCGGTGCTGCCCTGGGCATTTTTAACATAGCAGTGCCACTTGGAGTATTGCTTGGATCAGTGCTGGGAGGAGCGATAGCCAAAAGTCAGGGCTGGCAAGCGCCTTTTCTTTATTTCGCTATTCCCGGCGTCATCCTCGGCATACTGGCACTTTTTATGAAAGACTACAAGAGCGTCGCCACAACGCTAAGCACGGGAGTGAAGGTGACCTTTTGGCCTTCAATAAAAACCCTTTTTAAAATACCTTCACTGGTCTGGACAATGTTCGGATACGGCATGGTTGCCTTTATGACCATGGCATTCCTGTTCTGGACGCCGGCCTTTGTGGGCAGGGCCTGGGGTGTGGATGTTGCGGCCGCCAATACGGTGATGGTACCCATAGTACTGGCTGCCATCGTCGGCTCACCCGTGGGCGGCATCCTCGCGGATATCTGGTTTAAAAAGAACCCGAGGGGAAGGCTTTATTTACCGGCCATAACAGTCGGACTGAGCGCACTCTGCTTGGCCGCTGCACTTTACTTACAGCTTAAGGGCATAGGTATGATACTGGTAGTCTGTTACGGCGTGCTAAATGTCATGGGCATGCCCAGTCTGAATGCTATGACACAGGATGTCGCCCCGATAGCCCAGAAGGGCCTGGTCGTGGGACTCGCTGTCTTCTGCATGTATGTCTTTGGCGGAGGCTGGAGCCCTTATGTTGTAGGAGCTATCTCCGATGCACTCGGGCAAAATGCACAGGCTCTGGGTACTGCCTTGACCATAGCTTCTGCCGGGGGTATCCTCGGCGCCTTCTGCTACTTCATGGCCTCCAAAAGCTACGTCGCCGATATCGAAAAGGTCAGGCATGAACAGCTCATTGCAGAGTAAAAATTAATTCGCAGTTGGATGGTTTGGTAACTGTCTTGAATGGCTATTGTTTTAGCTTAAGATATTGAAATGGTGGGCCATTCTGGATTCGAACCAGAGACCCCAGTCTTATCAGGACTGTGCTCTAACCAACTGAGCTAATGGCCCAAAATGCAGACTTAAAGTATATATTCTGTGCTGAAAATGTGTCAAATAGCGGGCGCCGCCGTTTAAAGCTAAATTTAGCGGGCGGCGCCCGCTCAGTTCTATTTAATCCTGGTGATCCAGCTGAATTTGTCCGGCTTTTCGCCGTACTGGATGCCTGTGATGGTATCGTACAGCTTCGTTGAAAGAGCGCCGATTTTGCCGCCGCTTATGACTATCGTCTTCTCTTTATGTGTGATCGAGCCTATGGGAGAAATGACGGCCGCCGTGCCCGTGCCGAAGGCTTCCCTGAGTTTGCCGGACTCCCAGGCCGCGATGACCTCGTCCATAGACAGTTTGCGCTCCACGACCTTCATGCCCCAATCCCGGGCAAGGTGGATCACTGAATCGCGCGTAACCCCGGCCAGTATAGTGCCGCCCAGGTGCGGTGTGATAAGCTCGTCCCCTATATAGAAGAACACGTTCATGGTACCGACTTCCTCGATGTAATGCTTCTGCATACCGTCCAGCCAGAGTACCTGTGTGTAGCCCTTCTTCTGCGCTTCGTGTGCCGCATACAGGCTGGCCGCGTAGTTGCCCGGTGTCTTGGCAAAGCCCGTACCTCCCTCGGAGGCGCGCGTGTGCTCGATCGCTGTTATCAATTTGACCGGGTTCATACCTTCTTTATAATAGGCGCCCACAGGTGAGAGTATTATGAAGAATTTATACGTCTTGGAGACGTGGACCCCCAGGTTGTTATCGGAGGCGAAGACAAACGGCCGGATATACATAGAGTAGCCCTTCTGCTTGGGCACCCATTGACGTTCAGTTTCCACCAGCTTCAGGATTCCATCCATGAAGACCTTTTTATCGATCTCGGGAATGCATAAGCGATGGCAGGAGCGGTTGAAGCGTTCGATATGCTTGTCAGCCCTGAACACGTTGATGGTACCATCCTTGGCTTTAAAAGCCTTCAATCCCTCGAAAACAGCCTGGGCGTAATGCAGGACGGTCAATGAAGGCAGCATATGTATATGTGTGAACGGCGTGATCCTGGCCGGGCCCCATTTGCCGTTCTTGTACTCCATCCTTAGCATATGGTCGCTGAAGACATCGCCGAAGCCAAGACCCGAAAAATCCACCTTGTGGATCTTTGTTTTCTTCGTTTTCCTGATCTGCATCTCCATTGAAGTCACCTAACCTTTGTTATTTATTTGGTAACTGGGGAAGAGGGGACTCGAACCCCTACGCCTTGCGGCACATGATCCTAAGTCATGCTCGTCTGCCAGTTCCGACACTCCCCCGTATTGAAAAGTGCCTGCTATTCTATCAGATATACTCTGGCGAAGCTACGCGTGTCCTATCTCGGATAATCATTGTACGCCACACTGTCTGCAAGTTACAATCTCCGGTCGGCATTTAAAAGCATAGCTGGTAAACAAAAACAGGGAAGCCGGAGCCGGCTTCCCTGTTTTTTTCGATATCGTATTATGCAGTCGAGTTAAAACTGTTCGATTAGTCTCCAGGTTTGCCGATGGTCCAGAGCATCTTGATGGCGCCGATGACGGCTGCCGGGGCAACCAGCACCGTGACATAGGCCAGCACGCCTGCGATGAAGGTATCGACACCCAGGAACTTAAGCGGCGCGAATGCGTTGCCGACCACGATCAAAGCGATCGATGCCAGAAGGAGAGCCTGAACCTCCTTGGGTGTGATGTTGAGGAAGCCGATTATGATGCCGAGTATAACCAGTATGATAGCGATGATGGCATTTCCGGGGAGTACCAGCCCTGCAACCAGAGCAATGACAAGCCCCACGATTAAAGCCCAGAAACCGATAAGACCGACTACCCTTGCTTTGTCAACTGCCATATTATCCTCCTTTATAATTCCTTAAAATTCATTATATACCCTGACGGATAATATTGGAATAGGGAATAATACTTAGATAGCTGTCCCGGAATGAAGCAACCTGTAAAAGAAACCTGGTGAGCCGCCACGGACTCGAACCGTGAACCGGTTGATTAAGAGTCAACTGCTCTACCAATTGAGCTAGCGGCCCGAAAGACTAAATATGGTAGCATCACCCCAAGCTTTTAGTCAAACAGGGTATACGTGTGCGGGCGCACCTGAAGGTACGCCCCGACACAAAACGTAGGGGCTGGTTTTTAAACCCGCCCGTGTTGGGGCCCGCAGTTGCGTTTATAATGTAAGGTGTCATGGGAAGACACTACGAGGTGATAGACCATACCGCCGATATAGGCATTGCGGCATACGGGAGCGACCTCAACTCCCTTTTCTCCAATGCAGCCGCGGGCATGCTGTCCCTGATGATCGAAACCGATACACTGCGATATGACATTGCAAGAGAGATCAGCCTGGCGGCGGAGGATAGCGAAACCCTGCTGGTTGAATGGCTCAACGAGTTGCTTTACATAATATATACAGAGCATCTGGTGCTAAACAAATTTGATATAGTTTTGGATAAGGGACGGCTAACGGCAAAGTGCGCCGGGCAGAGGTTGGAACCGGGAAGCCATCGGTTCATCAGGGAGATCAAGGCTGCCACCTATCACAATCTGGAGATTGTTAATCAAGGCGGCGAGTATTCGGCCAGAATAATTTTCGATATTTAGAGGGATATTAATAATGGTATGGCAGGGTGATTTACGCAGAATCGACGACTATCGCTGGGAGATACCGCAGGATTATAAGAGCGGCATGAAGGTTGCCGGGCTGGTCTATGCCGATAGCGCAATGCTGAATACTATCAGGGATGAGCAGTCGTTGGAACAGGTGGCCAACGTGGCTTTCCTGCCGGGCATCGTCGGCCGC
This genomic window from Dehalococcoidia bacterium contains:
- a CDS encoding thiolase family protein — translated: MKEVYVIGSFSTQFKRWTDKSVKDLTRMAFLGVLEDAAIDGKGIQSTWFSNCGWGFGMPPRENDPGSVAQMSLRGHIALAPLVQEGLFPKSIPIYNVESACSSGSVAFNGAWKDILSDQCDLSLAIGAEKVFFPNHLDKVIENIGSGTDIAELPRLAEQYRKICEISNKEWGMKTDHTLLMDVYATLAAWHMWKWGTTREQIAAVASKNHFHGSLNPLAQYQFEVPVDKVLNDYVVSWPLTRAMCAPIGDGAAAALLCSANYLNRLPVSIQKRAVKVLASAVATGYRQTIDGPSISYWAAERAYKMAGLKPEDISLAETHDATAIAEIAITEMLGFCPMGQGGKLAESGATRFDGVKPVNTSGGLESKGHPIGATGLSQINEIVLQLRGEADKRQVKDPQIGLIENGGGVVGFDEFCCAVTILTRNKGGK
- a CDS encoding long-chain-fatty-acid--CoA ligase, which translates into the protein MSGDIQTAQALFINAFKKHRDRLFCRVDGLDYIYADIDKDSNRVANGIRNLGYTTNDRLAIILPNGVDYVVADFGILKSGTTLVPLNLNVSESDIAYILKEADVKMAIIDASFVDKMKAMIDNLPALKHIVVVGGNSGGKFISWDDFKNNQPDREIIPDSAPDDDAVIAFTGGTTGKPKGVVLSQKGVFFDMVAHSVDLPYQTNDKMLLMTPLSHGAGTLMLAGTVKGTNFLIEKTVDLVRALELIEKEKITTIFLVPTIIYVLLEFLKQKQYDISSLRLIVYGAAPISETRLAEALQTFGPVLVQGYGQTECPNMITTLTVEDHVKALNHPSLLQSCGRPDIMVSLRIVDDSGNELPIGQIGEIIINTPYTMKCYLNQPELTAKTIVDGWLHTGDMGRVDEEGYVYIVDRKKDMIISGGMNVFPTEVEEVIRKHPQVNEVSVIGVPDERWGEAVTACVVRKGDVTEEEIKNYCKDRLSKYAQPKKVIFQDQLPHTLIGKIDKKALREPYWQGKTRRVN
- a CDS encoding MFS transporter, which gives rise to MAEDTVDSKKYKAGKGASLYILIICTLLYMINYMDRQVLAAVVEPMKAALKLNDGDIGVIGSAFILSMALCSFPVAYIIDRWSRRKAMAIMAIFWSGFTFLTGKAWNFWSLFVPRSMVGVGEAGFMPGGIAMIGAAYPAKSRGAALGIFNIAVPLGVLLGSVLGGAIAKSQGWQAPFLYFAIPGVILGILALFMKDYKSVATTLSTGVKVTFWPSIKTLFKIPSLVWTMFGYGMVAFMTMAFLFWTPAFVGRAWGVDVAAANTVMVPIVLAAIVGSPVGGILADIWFKKNPRGRLYLPAITVGLSALCLAAALYLQLKGIGMILVVCYGVLNVMGMPSLNAMTQDVAPIAQKGLVVGLAVFCMYVFGGGWSPYVVGAISDALGQNAQALGTALTIASAGGILGAFCYFMASKSYVADIEKVRHEQLIAE
- a CDS encoding branched-chain amino acid aminotransferase; translated protein: MEMQIRKTKKTKIHKVDFSGLGFGDVFSDHMLRMEYKNGKWGPARITPFTHIHMLPSLTVLHYAQAVFEGLKAFKAKDGTINVFRADKHIERFNRSCHRLCIPEIDKKVFMDGILKLVETERQWVPKQKGYSMYIRPFVFASDNNLGVHVSKTYKFFIILSPVGAYYKEGMNPVKLITAIEHTRASEGGTGFAKTPGNYAASLYAAHEAQKKGYTQVLWLDGMQKHYIEEVGTMNVFFYIGDELITPHLGGTILAGVTRDSVIHLARDWGMKVVERKLSMDEVIAAWESGKLREAFGTGTAAVISPIGSITHKEKTIVISGGKIGALSTKLYDTITGIQYGEKPDKFSWITRIK
- a CDS encoding archease gives rise to the protein MGRHYEVIDHTADIGIAAYGSDLNSLFSNAAAGMLSLMIETDTLRYDIAREISLAAEDSETLLVEWLNELLYIIYTEHLVLNKFDIVLDKGRLTAKCAGQRLEPGSHRFIREIKAATYHNLEIVNQGGEYSARIIFDI